The window GAGTTTTTTTGAAAAGCAAAATAGCTTACAATTAATGCGCCCGTAGCTCAATTGGATAGAGCGTCTGACTACGGATCAGAAGGTTATGGGTTCGACTCCTTTCGGGCGCGCCATTTATACGGGAAGTAGCTCAGCTTGGTAGAGCACTTGGTTTGGGACCAAGGGGTCGCAGGTTCGAATCCTGTNTAACCTTTTTTTATTAAAGAAAAAGAAGAAATCAAAACCTTTCGGTTATGCAAACAACAAGGAAATCGTTTTTATGGGATATTTACCATTGAAAGATATAAAACAATGGAAAANTATTAATTTTTACGAATTGTGGCGGTGTAGCTCAGCTGGCTAGAGCATTCGGTTCATACCCGAAAGGTCGTAGGTTCGATCCCTATCGCCGCTACCATATCTTTAGGATCTTTAGCTCAGCTGGTTAGAGCAGACGGCTCATAACCGTCCGGTCGTAGGTTCGAGTCCTACAAGATCCACCAAAATAGTCTCTTTTGAAGCTATTTAATATGTTTATCATGGAGGAATACCCAAGTCCGGCTGAAGGGATCGGTCTTGAAAACCGACAGGCGGGTTAAACCGCGCGGGGGTTCGAATCCCTCTTCCTCCGCCATTTTCTCAAATGGATATCTTAAAAGAATATTTTCTATTATCGCGGGGTGGAGCAGTCTGGTAGCTCGTCGGGCTCATAACCCGAAGGTCGCAGGTTCAAATCCTGTCCCCGCAATTGTATTTCTAAGGAAACTTGGAAATACTTTGGTCCGGTAGTTCAGTTGGTTAGAATGCCTGCCTGTCACGCAGGAGGTCGCGGGTTCGAGTCCCGTCCGGACCGCCATTTTTTAATATTAATATCGGAGGGGTAGCGAAGTGGCTAAACGCGGCGGACTGTAAATCCGCTCCCTTGGGTTCGGCGGTTCGAATCCGTCCCCCTCCACCATTGTTTTTTTCAAGCTAGTGAAAATAACTTTCCACTTAGGATTATTATGGCGGCTGTGGCGAAGTGGTTAACGCATCGGATTGTGGTTCCGACATTCGTGGGTTCGATTCCCATCAGCCGCCCCATTTTTGGGCTATAGCCAAGCGGTAAGGCAACGGACTTTGACTCCGTCATTCGTAGGTTCGAATCCTGCTAGCCCAGCCATCTTTTGCGGGTGTAGTTTAGTGGTAAAACCACAGCCTTCCAAGCTGTTGTCGAGGGTTCGATTCCCTTCACCCGCTCCATAAATGGGCCTATAGCTCAGCTGGTTAGAGCGCACGCCTGATAAGCGTGAGGTCGATGGTTCGAGTCCATTTAGGCCCATCAAAGTTTTTTGCGGAAGCAAAATAACTCTCCTTTATTCCGCAGTAGCTCAGTGGTAGAGCTATCGGCTGTTAACCGATCGGTCGTAGGTTCGAATCCTACCTGCGGAGCCATTTTTAACAATTAATACATAATATAGTAGAGACCTAATTCATATATTTGGTCTCTTTTTTATTAAAAAAGCACAGTAGGGGCTAGATAACTGTTTGTTTAAAATTATCCAAAGTTAATCTAAATTACTTAAATTAAGCAAGTAAATATGTTGCACTTCATCTACAAAGGTGAGGTGTTTTTATTATGTTCACAATTAGAGAAGCGGCGGAAATGTTAGGAGTGGCAACATCTACGTTAAGAAGGTGGGAAAACGAAGGAAAAATTAAGTCCGTTCGTACAACAGGCAACCACCGTCGGTATANACGGGCAAGCGAGAAGGTTGTTCTTTAACCTTTTTGATGGCACGGCTTAAGACCTCGAGCTCCTAGGCGCCGCAGCTGGACATTATTTCAATGAACTTGTCTATTATCTAGTTTTGAGGGAATAAACCTTCAAGCATAAATAGTCTGGTAACAATGGCGAGAAGGTCACACCCGTTCCCATCCCGAACACGGAAGTTAAGCTTCTCAGCGCCGATGGTAGTTGGGGCAAGCGCCCCTGTGAGAGTAGGACGTTGCCAGGCAAACCCATTATTGGGTCCTTTTTTGTTTCATTCTTTTTTAACATTTTAATATTGGCCCCTTGGTCAAGCGGTTAAGACACCGCCCTTTCACGGCGGTAACACGGGTTCGAATCCCGTAGGGGTCATCATTTAGAAGATAGTAGTTAGCTGTTAGTAATTAGAAAAGAATAGTTAGAATCATAAGTTTTCCTATCTAACTAATCACTAACCAACTAACAACTACATCAAACCCGGAGGATTAGCTCAGCTGGGAGAGCATCTGCCTTACAAGCAGAGGGTCGGCGGTTCGAGCCCGTCATCCTCCACCATGAATTTTTCACGAAATGAAAATAATCTTCCATAATGCCGGCCTAGCTCAATTGGTAGAGCAACTGACTTGTAATCAGTAGGTTGGGGGTTCAAGTCCTCTGGCCGGCACCAGAATTTCTTTAGAGCCATTAGCTCAGTCGGTAGAGCATCTGACTTTTAATCAGAGGGTCGAAGGTTCGAGTNACAAAACTTAGCCTCTTATTATATTGATAGGAAGTTAAGTTTTGTCCTAGGAGCCAGCCGCCTAAGGTGGGACAGATGATTGGGGTGAAGTCGTAACAAGGTAGCCGTATCGGAAGGTGCGGCTGGATCACCTCCTTTCTAAGGATATTACGGAAAACCTTTGGTTTATCTAAAGGTTCGTTAAAATGACTTTCTGTCTTTGTTTAGTTTTGAGAGAATAATCTCTCAAAAAAGCATTGCTCCTGCGCCGCAGTAGCTCGGGGAAGTAACTCCTCAGCTCGTCGCAAGGCAGCATGAAGTAACGCTACGAAGTCATTCATGAAGTGAATGAAGTCAGTAGCCTTGTTCCTTGAAAACTAGATAATGTAATGACAAGACATCATTGAAATAGTAAGTTCTTTTTAAAACTCTTTTAATAAGAGCATAAACCATAGGTGAATTAGCAGCGAGAAGGTCGAGGAAGCGACAGAGTGAGCATCGGAGCGTACGTAGTTGGTACGTGAGAAGCGGAACGACGAGCTGACGAAGAGATTCGAAGCTGATCATTCGCCGGTATAGGTTAAGTTAGAAAGGGCGCACGGTGAATGCCTTGGCACTAGGAGCCGATGAAGGACGGGACTAACACCGATATGCTTCGGGGAGCTNTAATCGTAAGGTGGAAATTATTTTTCCAAAAGAAACCACTTATGCCTTAGACGGTCAAAGTAAAATATGTAATTGGCTGTATAATCAATTAATTCAAGCTGCCCAAAATGATTATGAGAATGGTTCCCCTTTAAAGTTGTTAGAAGGACGAAATTTAAGAAATTACGCTACAACATTGAAAAAAATCCATCCATTCCTTCGGACCGTTCATTCTTCCCCGTTAAAAAACACGGCCTTGCGCTTAAAAGATGCCTATGACCGTTTTTTTAAAAAGCAAAATGGATATCCAAAGT of the Bacillus tuaregi genome contains:
- a CDS encoding MerR family transcriptional regulator, yielding MFTIREAAEMLGVATSTLRRWENEGKIKSVRTTGNHRRYXRASEKVVL